In a single window of the Pseudorca crassidens isolate mPseCra1 chromosome 9, mPseCra1.hap1, whole genome shotgun sequence genome:
- the CLDN25 gene encoding LOW QUALITY PROTEIN: putative claudin-25 (The sequence of the model RefSeq protein was modified relative to this genomic sequence to represent the inferred CDS: inserted 1 base in 1 codon; substituted 1 base at 1 genomic stop codon) has protein sequence MAWSFRGKAQLGGLLLSLLGWVCSCVTTVLPQWKTLSLELNEMETWIIGLWEVCVDQEEVTTVCKAFESFSSLPLELQASRILMVASHGLGLLGLLLSGFGAQCFWFXRIRWVFQRWLCLLGGTLEASALATPLFPVSWVACATIQDFWDDSVPEIVPWWEFGDALXLGWAAGVFLALGGLLLISSACLGKEDVPSVQMAVPTAAPPSCAPAEKFDRLFHLMPRPRMLFI, from the exons ATGGCCTGGAGTTTCCGTGGGAAAGCCCAGCTTGGGGGACTGCTCCTCTCTCTGCTTGGCTGGGTCTGTTCATGTGTCACCACCGTCCTGCCCCAATGGAAAACTCTCAGTCTGGAGCTGAACGAAATGGAGACCTGGATCATAGGACTTTGGGAGGTCTGCGTAGATCAAGAGGAAGTTACCACTGTGTGTAAGGCCTTTGAGTCCTTCTCGTCTCTGCCCCTGGAGCTCCAGGCATCCCGCATCCTCATGGTAGCCTCCCATGGGCTGGGACTACTGGGGCTTCTGCTCTCTGGTTTTGGGGCCCAATGCTTCTGGT CAAGGATCAGATGGGTATTCCAGAGGTGGCTTTGCCTCCTGGGAGGGACTTTGGAGGCATCAGCTTTGGCCACTCCCCTCTTTCCAGTCTCCTGGGTGGCCTGCGCCACAATCCAAGACTTCTGGGATGACAGCGTCCCTGAGATTGTGCCTTGGTGGGAGTTTGGAGATGCCCTCtagctgggctgggctgctggtGTTTTCCTGGCCCTTGGTGGGTTACTCCTTATCTCCTCGGCCTGCCTGGGAAAAGAAGATGTGCCCTCTGTCCAGATGGCTGTCCCTACAGCAGCCCCACCATCCTGTGCTCCAGCGGAGAAGTTCGATCGCTTGTTCCACCTAATGCCAAGACCTAGGATGCTGTTCATCTAG